In Monomorium pharaonis isolate MP-MQ-018 chromosome 3, ASM1337386v2, whole genome shotgun sequence, a genomic segment contains:
- the LOC105830139 gene encoding uncharacterized protein LOC105830139 translates to MELHARMFILCLLCVARASVVPPKEIAEVRAELPTHVGNLSEKISVQKIDDGIDVQSTENPRDKRALGLLLSGLAQIFGYTVTPIQFASLPNPNVTRPAASNVASKATTVKQQASSSRPMNTTPMPKQQETIRFTGVLNFGNNSDILGHLQRYEQLFHGRRNNVTMMMPPSMPTPPAKVSVDPRITTQMKPPLLAPFFVKIPLPIAPELLSSTLPVTDLAGLSYPTPAISIASVLNENTEAPVRKEQETIYKSNEDTERYTVQEKDIYNEKDVKKPMADNNKQNDKHIELQRKQEERIRKLKQQEKERTRDKAARYNEKEVNERHRDREKEIADRNRDRASQRESTEERRPAHDDDEEDEGSAERYKDYTSQENESSKQPPEKDEKEEIEDYDDDSSKQFNGYKRPEIDDKYSEVVYNQQLPIGEYFHEINPEVIRDSYGEVLDDKKLEDDRIAGYLSMFKQPYVQTNEDASREENEKETSAEDGYDEHLIRLQKLREEYALPENKYEEYDLNDEGEADREDRESERIQNRTSVRSKASRKPVAGRGKENNRAKRPTGSSRGEAARLENANLREEADFARYVPLVVPIRYIDANDKVQQATTRQLSYKEADKSTDGDGNAGPTETIPNEKALAPQIGLPEKPRQLHEGEHKELQVWPPPFDYAFDNTQPASTIVPSNPQIYHPRNYAPNYYQHVVKEVATQDAKDEEQPSGYLVVVGNPVYPYRYPHNIYYFSNEAVNSRDQAPHLNAAEVTRPRDQAYQIVQQTASQQIVQAKPNITEYNLNETTTSPRDYYYQEIPANVLDRYRYTFGERALQVKEPFDVDVRSQIPDDGFKKPYNIDARSQIQTPNKLLTTENWSNRIYQPQSPSGIAEESPRPVFVQLQNTAPTNQNAQNKPSSERPRHSRLLRRRKSLRSKNDEEVKTPQPILKNLQPKEGNHSKDDEEAKTPQPILKNLQPEDYHKDDEVAKTPQPILKSKPFDDPQSAHDFFGFSRDDYSFESESNDETKVTEENGKTAEESDPIVPPEPTIYHYDDESIVKHIDEPENDTEKAKVTEYRNKVATLRVTERRQLKPNGPIHYVDFTRNI, encoded by the coding sequence ATGGAACTGCATGCACGAATGTTTATCTTATGTTTACTGtgcgtcgcgcgcgcgtccgtGGTGCCACCAAAGGAAATTGCCGAAGTCAGAGCCGAACTCCCGACACACGTCGGAAATCTTTCGGAGAAAATCTCTGTACAGAAAATTGATGATGGGATCGACGTACAGTCCACGGAGAATCCCCGAGACAAGAGAGCTCTTGGTCTTCTGCTATCAGGCTTGGCCCAGATTTTTGGATACACAGTGACCCCGATTCAATTTGCCTCGCTGCCAAACCCGAACGTCACGAGACCTGCCGCGTCCAACGTCGCCTCCAAGGCGACTACTGTGAAACAACAAGCTTCATCCTCCCGGCCTATGAATACCACCCCGATGCCAAAGCAGCAAGAGACAATCAGATTTACTGGCGTTTTGAATTTCGGCAATAATTCGGACATTCTGGGACACCTTCAGCGATACGAGCAGCTCTTTCACGGTCGTCGAAATAATGTGACGATGATGATGCCACCCTCAATGCCGACACCGCCCGCAAAGGTTTCCGTGGACCCGAGAATAACTACGCAAATGAAGCCGCCTTTGCTGGCGCCATTCTTCGTCAAGATCCCATTGCCGATCGCGCCCGAGCTTCTGTCATCTACGCTGCCTGTCACGGATCTCGCGGGGTTGTCGTATCCCACCCCGGCGATTTCCATCGCGAGTGTCTTAAACGAAAACACGGAAGCGCCGGTTCGGAAGGAGCAAGAGACGATATACAAGAGTAACGAAGATACAGAACGATACACGGTGCAGGAAAAGGACATTTATAATGAGAAAGACGTGAAGAAGCCGATGGCCGATAACAACAAGCAGAACGACAAGCATATCGAGCTGCAACGTAAACAAGAGGAGCGCATCAGGAAGCTAAAGCAacaggagaaagagaggactCGCGACAAAGCTGCTCGTTACAACGAGAAAGAAGTGAATGAGAGACACAGGGATCGCGAGAAGGAAATCGCTGATCGAAATCGAGACCGCGCCTCTCAGCGCGAATCAACGGAAGAGAGGAGGCCAGCGCATGACGATGATGAGGAAGACGAAGGTTCCGCGGAAAGGTACAAAGATTATACCAGTCAGGAGAACGAGTCCTCGAAGCAACCGCCGGAGAAGGACGAGAAAGAGGAAATCGAAGACTACGACGACGATTCTAGCAAACAGTTTAACGGATACAAGCGACCTGAGATTGACGACAAGTACAGCGAAGTGGTTTACAATCAGCAATTACCTATCGGCGAATACTTCCACGAGATTAATCCCGAAGTGATCCGCGACAGCTACGGCGAGGTACTGGACGACAAAAAACTGGAGGACGACAGAATCGCCGGTTACTTAAGCATGTTCAAGCAACCGTATGTTCAGACCAACGAAGACGCGTCGAGGGAGGAGAATGAAAAAGAGACGTCTGCCGAGGACGGTTATGACGAGCATTTGATCAGGCTGCAGAAGCTCAGGGAAGAGTATGCCTTACCGGAGAACAAGTACGAGGAGTACGATTTGAATGACGAGGGTGAAGCGGACAGAGAGGacagagagagcgagaggatCCAAAACCGTACGTCGGTGAGATCGAAAGCGTCGAGGAAACCCGTGGCGGGACGCGGTAAGGAAAACAATCGCGCGAAAAGACCAACCGGATCCAGTCGTGGCGAAGCCGCAAGATTAGAAAACGCGAATTTGCGGGAAGAAGCTGATTTCGCGAGATATGTGCCTCTAGTCGTACCTATACGTTACATCGATGCGAACGACAAGGTGCAGCAAGCGACCACGCGACAGCTGAGCTACAAGGAGGCAGACAAATCAACGGACGGCGATGGCAATGCGGGTCCCACGGAGACAATCCCCAACGAGAAGGCTCTAGCTCCGCAGATCGGCTTACCCGAGAAACCGCGACAATTGCACGAGGGTGAGCACAAGGAATTGCAGGTGTGGCCGCCGCCCTTCGACTACGCCTTTGATAACACGCAACCGGCAAGCACCATCGTTCCATCAAATCCGCAGATCTATCACCCACGAAATTACGCCCCGAACTATTATCAGCATGTCGTGAAGGAGGTTGCGACGCAAGACGCGAAGGACGAAGAGCAACCCTCCGGTTATCTCGTAGTCGTCGGTAATCCGGTCTATCCGTATCGATATCCCCACAACATTTATTACTTTTCCAACGAAGCTGTAAACTCGAGAGATCAGGCGCCTCATCTGAACGCCGCTGAAGTCACGCGTCCGCGGGACCAGGCCTATCAAATTGTTCAGCAAACCGCCAGCCAACAGATCGTCCAAGCGAAACCCAATATCACCGAATACAATCTGAATGAGACCACGACTAGTCCTCGCGACTATTACTACCAGGAAATTCCAGCGAACGTTCTCGATCGTTACAGGTACACTTTCGGAGAACGCGCTCTTCAGGTCAAAGAGCCGTTCGATGTCGACGTAAGAAGTCAGATTCCCGACGACGGATTCAAAAAACCCTATAATATTGACGCGAGAAGTCAAATTCAAACTCCAAACAAATTACTGACGACGGAAAACTGGTCGAACAGAATATATCAGCCGCAATCGCCGAGCGGTATAGCCGAGGAATCTCCTCGACCGGTCTTCGTGCAATTACAGAATACTGCACCTACGAATCAGAACGCGCAAAACAAACCGTCATCGGAAAGGCCGCGTCATTCGCGGCTGCTAAGAAGACGGAAGAGTCTGCGGTCGAAGAACGACGAAGAAGTGAAAACTCCGCAACCAATTCTTAAAAATCTGCAACCGAAGGAAGGAAACCATAGCAAGGACGATGAAGAGGCAAAAACTCCGCAACCGATCCTGAAGAATTTGCAACCAGAAGATTACCACAAAGATGACGAAGTGGCAAAGACCCCGCAGCCGATCTTGAAGAGCAAGCCATTCGACGATCCCCAGAGTGCGCACGATTTCTTCGGCTTCAGCCGGGACGATTATAGCTTCGAAAGCGAAAGCAACGATGAAACGAAAGTTACCGAGGAGAATGGCAAAACTGCGGAGGAATCGGATCCGATCGTCCCACCGGAACCGACCATTTATCACTACGATGACGAAAGTATCGTGAAGCACATCGATGAGCCAGAAAATGATACGGAGAAAGCCAAAGTCACTGAGTACCGGAACAAAGTGGCGACCTTGAGAGTGACGGAACGGAGACAATTGAAGCCGAACGGCCCGATCcactatgtggactttacacGCAATATCTAA
- the LOC118644727 gene encoding uncharacterized protein LOC118644727: MKLLLLFSLIILVSGDESLVAETADGNDVSSQVTTVLQAQPSAREIIGEKKLGKRSYSLLPVPYVRTYTSALPWYRLGGLSSYGLHGYGLYPSWPLLYGGWYKGW, translated from the exons ATGAAGCTGCTG CTTTTGTTCTCGTTGATCATTCTTGTCTCCGGAGACGAAAGTCTCGTCGCCGAAACAGCTGACGGCAATGACGTATCGTCGCAAGTGACCACTGTTCTTCAGGCTCAACCGAGCGCTCGGGAAATCATAGGAGAAAAGAAACTAGGAAAAAGAAGCTACAGTTTGCTTCCCGTGCCTTACGTACGCACTTACACATCCGCGTTGCCGTG GTATCGATTGGGCGGTTTGAGTAGCTACGGATTGCACGGCTATGGTTTGTATCCGAGCTGGCCGTTGTTGTACGGTGGTTGGTATAAAGGGTGGTAA
- the LOC114253970 gene encoding uncharacterized protein LOC114253970 isoform X2, protein MYGSHRMCNVQRTNDQEQIKLQKIKELTNILKDTDKNLTICEEILATYIRKRLKICASSHAASCNAFTNNSTNIMNIESR, encoded by the exons ATGTACGGATCACACCGGATGTGCAATGTTCAACGGACTAACGACCAAGAGCAGATCAAGTTACAAAAGATCAAAGAATTGACGAACATATTAAAG GACACAGACAAGAATCTCACCATATGCGAAGAAATACTGGCGACTTATATAAGAAAACGGTTAAAG atATGTGCCTCGTCACACGCCGCTTCCTGCAATGCATTCACAAATAACTCAacaaatattatgaatatCGAATCACGATAA